The Pempheris klunzingeri isolate RE-2024b chromosome 16, fPemKlu1.hap1, whole genome shotgun sequence genome includes the window TTACATCAAGCAACACTAAATTTATTTCATcctcttttttactttttgtgatttgtgtttgactgacagctctgttAATCCAGTCCAGTAAATCTATCAATGTCTGTACATATTAACCCAATGTCCCTGGATAATACCATCATAAACCATCTCTGCTGTCCTGAAAgacatctctccctctctctgtctttctctctgttccagCTGGTTGATGAGGAAAAGTCTGCGGTGatgacagagatggagaaactggTGGCGTTATGCCAACAGCTGCAGATGGGGGCCAAGACTCCTGTACAGGGCAAGACTGCCACCTTCCAGAAGGTGCCCATACTACGCTTGTGTGTCTATGTATagttttttgtttgattgtttgtgtgcacaccttttatttaaaaaattgaaCAACTTGGCTTGTTTTTGCCTtgagtctgttttgttttgtaggTATTAAATGAGTAACATCACACGGAGTGTGCGAAACagatttctgttgtttttacaggaaGGTTTTTTAACAGCATCAAAACATACCCAACAACAGAACAGGATCAGTGCACTGGATTATCTTTGAGTGATCTGCAAGTTACATCATTACTGAACACAGGGCGCTAGATTAATGAATGTCTGTGAGGAATTAATGAGCATCTTGGGCAGGGACGAGCTGCCTTAGGTCACCTTGTAATAAAGGGGAAGGTTGGAATCAAAAGGATGGGATGAATTATTACGTGTCTGCCGCTGATTAATGTGCATCTCTTTGATATGGAGTGGCtcccatctttctgtctcttcatccCGATGTTCACTTTATCACTAATAGGGCCGAGTGTGTCTGTCAAGGGTTGGTACAGCAGAGGAAATGTTATATGCTTAACATagtttggagtgtgtgtgtgtggttggttgGCTGCTGGTTTGATGTGTTTGGATGTTCTTGTGCATTTGTATCCAACGTGTATCCATGCTACCCCAATTAAActacttttttatatttctattccTTTGCCTCTAGGTGGACTCGTGCATTCAGACGACCAGGGGTATCTTGACTGTggtcctctccttccttccacTCTGTAACAAGCTCAACAGAAAGGTGACAGACACTGGTGATTATATCTCTGTGGATTCACCACTACAAGCTACCCCTTTACTATACAAGTAGTCACGTGACCCATTGTTGCCCATTAAACATATTCACCAGCTTTACgtgaatttattttattagttaAAAGTGCATtgttacatcacacacacacacacacacacatacatgtatgtatgtatctatctatctatctctatatatgtatatatatatatatatatatatatatatatataataaaactaaaaactagattacagaaataaaactaatgTGACAATTGTAAAACAATTTTTAACAGACTGCAAGCTCTTGATTTTCATATTGTCTTTCCATTCATTTGCTCTCtatgctgtgtgtatttgcagtaCAAGTCAGAGAGAAGTAGCCTGGGTTCCCCGCAGGactggagagagaggcaggatgCTTCCACGCCTGTCAAAGAGGACGGAGCCCTCAACAACAAGAACAGCAATGGCTTTGGTGTCAAATCCTTGGAGCAGCACATGGCTGGTCTCAACCTCCTGGAGGGCAAATAATCCAGGAAATGGTCACCTTCTTTCTTTGTTCACTATTCTCCCTTGGAGAAGCACATAGCCAACCTCACCTTTCTGGAGGACATGTAATCCAGGAAATACTTCACTTCCCTCATCCTCATCCACTCACCAAACAGTGGGCAAGAGCCGCGGGGTGAAGATGGTTGCCTGGGTCTGTCAGAGTTTGTATTTGCTGTCTAGATGATGAATTTTAAGGTTTACAAAGGAAGACGCAGAGCTAAGATCTGTGCCCAGGGGCAGTTTTACCCCAGGATAGCTTGTTACCTTACGCACCACTTCCACCCCATTCCACAAGATGGAGACAATCAGCCAACAATAGGACTTTGTCATTAGCAGTGAGCCTCTTCAAAGAGTGAAGGGGGCCTGACACAAACCCGATTTTTGAGTCACTTCCATTACTTCTCTGGATATTGAGTTGATCCGCTGATCCAAAATCAGGAAATAACTCCTCTTGACACTCAGCTCAGCCATACATCTGTCCTCACTATGTGCCTCTGTGTAACAAGCCTATTTGCTTTGTGGTGTCCTGTTAACGTGTTGCACGTTAgccaaatggagaaaaaaaaaaaacaagtgaaatggCTGAAAACCCACCATGCATGCATCATCATCAGACCTTGTGTTTGAGTCTCTTGTGGTCAATGTGTCATAGGTTTGTAAAGTTAACACTTGTTCTGTAATATTAGCCACAGTGGTACATTTTGTCTTTGATCACTGGCAGTGTAGTCAGCACCTCACGCATATaaataagtattttaaaaagcaacCGCATCATATGATTAAAGTCTAATTTCCATACAGTTTAATATGGAATGTTCCCAATGTGCCATGTAAGTAACATAATGCAAAAATCACAATTTAATGCCAAATATGATTGTCCTCTTGAAGATGCTCTGATCTTCAGCTTGCTATTAGTGTGAAATATAAAGCTTTTAGTCCTCCAGTGCACATCACTGAAGACTTATTTTTATTTGGGCCTGATTTCTCCAAAAAGTCAGTTGATAAAGATGCTTTTGCGATGTCAGGACCTCACTTTACACTGTCCTGAGTATTATTAAGTCATATTCTGTGTATACTGTTCTACTATTTTTTCTCACAAAAGAAATGAGAGATAATTCTGAACTGGCACCTTTGTGAAATGGAGCCTTGAAGTGTACTTGTTATGAAGACTATCATTGTGAAGTTGCCCGGTAGGCCAGTATGTATTAAATGGTACATGGTATGTATAATATGGTACTTGAAGCATAGAAATATCTATACATATGTATCCTATGGTGATGACTTTGGTACTTGGTGAGGGTGTGATAATGACTGAAATGAATAACATGCATTAAGCTTTAGAGATGCTTTGTACAGTGTGAGAGCAGCTAAGGATGCTGGGTATTGTAGTGGCACTAGAGATGTTAAGAAATCAGATCTAGTTTTGGACCATCTATTCTTTTGACAATTGAAAGGATAATAAAAGtgatacataaaaaataaacaatatttttcttatatcactgtttgtgtttattgacATTCTagaaaaataattcaaactgaataTTAGTTGAGGGTATTAAACAAACTTCAAGTAATTTTTCATGCTTTCCtctattttcaaatgaaaaaatccaaacaatAAATAGAGCTTGGATGCTTCTGGAGATCTTCCTTAATATTTGAAACGGTGATAAAACAAAGTAGTCTAGAGGAGCAGTACAGTGCTTGTATTTATATGCAACAGTCCCTTTGAAGTGACCACATGTAAGTGTCACTGTCCAGGATAATGTCCTCTGTCTTCACCCGACCGGGAAAGGAAGACAAATACTCCAAGAATAGTTTTGACTTCAAAAAGGCAAGAACGTGGGGCTCTGTCAAGAGGGTTGGGATTGGGTAGCGGTACGTTTGGAGACGAGGCTCTCGAACTCCTCTCTGCCCAGAAGATTCTCTGTTATGCTCTTGCTCTCCTCAAACTTTGGCAGGATGACAGCGATATATCCCTCAGTGGATGGCTGTTCAAATTTGACAgacaaaacatttcacacattgCTTTTAGATGAAATGTTAATGACTGTAGTAGAGAAATTGACAAGTACAATGATGCTTATATTGCAGACACAAAcaattgacaaaaaaatattgaaattttatacatttatgcAAATGTGTGGTCTAATGCAAGAGAACATATGGTGTAcaacaacatttacattaattGATGCACAAATGTAAATTAGAACTACAAGATTAAATTCACAGATGGACAAACATATGCACAATATGGTGTAAGCTAATGATAAAATTACAgtgtaaatacatatatatatatatatatatttaccttTTCCAGCAAGAGAGTAGGTGTTTCCAAAATGCGCTCATTGACCTCAAGTAGACGGCCCCGGATGCAGCTAGAAAGATGACAGATTTGTGTGACTGATGATAACATCGAAGCATGTGGAAATATACGCCTCAAAAAACTATGACCTCACCTATAGATTGTATATTCAGTTTCATCTGTGCATGTTATCCTGCACAGAGGTGCGAAATCAGTGAGGAACTGACCCCCCTATAATGggataaaaaattattaataagcATTTATGGCCAAACGGACCACTTGAGAATGTACAAAGTACACAAGACCAAATCTGTGCACGAATCATCTGTAGCTTTATGAATCGTTATGAATTTACCCGCTTGGACTTCCCAGACACTTTATTGTTCAGCCGGCTGCAGCCATTACTGATCTGGTAATTGATGCTTTTGATTGTCCGCCCATTCTGAAGGATCGGGTGAGTGTCTGCCAACGTGACGACACATAGTCTGCAGAcaacaaaacagttttaaaagtgtgcctttaaaaaaaataaaagttaatatcagtgtgtgtaagtCACTTATTAAGAGTTGGTTTGATGAAGCTAAAAACAGTGTGACATAACTTTGAGGTACATttaaagtgttcattttaaGTGCCAAACTATACATGTGCAGGAAATAAATTAAACACTCTGTAGCTGCGAAAATAGAAACTCCTGCACACTGTAATACACGACCAACAGTGTGTAATGATGTCACCTCTGCTATTTATGCGAGTTGgcataaaacatttatgaaagGTGTTTGTGATAATTTAGGTGACACATAGACAATTTCCAAACATCAAACTGCTGACAGGGTAGAGTCAACACAACAGGACCATTTACCTGTCCATTGCAGGCTCTAGATTAATTGTCCCACATTACCATTTCTAATAATGACTGTTTAGTAATTATCATCACCAGGTGTTGACGACACTGTTCACCCATTACACCACTGTCACCTGTTTGAATGCTGCAGGATGCAGTGGTCCTCACATGGTTTCCCCTTCATATCTAAATGAAACAACGACAATAATTTCAATATATTCGTGACACTCTAATTAAAGTGACGTAAATGTGCCGCACAATTGTCACATTTTTAGTGTTATCTCTTCCTGAGGTCTTGAGTTTGACAAACGTTAGCTGACTTAGCTAGCCGCCGGACAGCTAACATGATTTTAAAAGAATGCCACAAAGCTTTTATTTACCCGCTCTGTACCATCGTGTGAAATATCGGTCGACAACTGACGGAGCTTTTGCTTCTGAGTCTTTCTGCTCCACGTCGTCCATCAAAAGTATCCACGCAACAGGCTGTGAGAAAAGACTAATTTACAGAGATGCATACGCTTGTTCACTGCTTTCCTTGTCGGACAGTTAATGGTGTCGCACTGGGCGGTCCGTCCTTTAAACTATTCCGTACGTTTTGAGGGGCGAAAGGTTCCCGCAATTGTTTTCGCTCGTTTGGGGATTAACGAAGTGAGTTTGAAGCTTTACTAAAGTACACTGCATTAAGATAAAATTTCATCTAGTACAAAAATGAACTATAAATGATGTTTCTTAAAATTCGACTGATCCAGCTACAGCTGCTCTCATGAGGACCTTGATTAATGACAGTGTCACAGTTTGGACAATGTAGTTCATCTGAGCTGGATGGGAATCTCCACACATAGCTTCTGTGCGGTCTTTTCTCTGGACAGGTAACCACAATTATTCTGCAAATCAGGTTGAGTTTGACTAACTGAGGATGTCAGCGTTGCAAACATTTCTAAAGCATCTCTTGTTCTGCCTTTTATAACTTTTGTAAACAGCTGTAGTTAGTCTTTTCTGTACTCCTCACTTTTTCCCATGAAAATTACTTCCCAGGCTTTTCATACTCAGGCCTGCTGGGACCAACTACTTTACCTTTGAGGCACCAAGGCCCCATTTGTTATGTTGTGTGTCACTTGATTTGTGGTCCtttgataaattaaaaaaaaaattcaatacaCTCAAATAATGTGCCTTTATTGCATGCCCTGTAGGGGGACTTCTGCTTAAAATCTGGTAtaggaaaacacatttgtattttaGCAAATTTGCATTTGGGCATTTTTAGACCCTGTAGCAGAGCCAGGCAGCCATATTGCTACCTGGAACGCATTGTGAGAGCATGTTTTCACtttgaccactagatgtcagaCTACTGCTAACAACTGCAGTTAAGTGTACATGTAGTCAACGTGATTCAACTCCACACGCGCAAACTCTTCAGATGACATTCATTCAAATGCATGACATCCCCATGTCTTTAAACTAAAGGAGctaaatattttcacatttatttaagaTGCATTTGTTAATGTGCAGTTCAGTTATACAATGTAGTTGTCATATGATATCTCACAGTCTGTGATTCCATACTTTGAACTATGTgtaatttttttccctttggcTCTAATGATTCTcacagatgacagacagacatataaGTATGTTGAGTCGGCATCCCAGTGGATTATGTAATGAAGAGGCCTGGGAGCAAATGGATGCTGGAATGGGTTGTTCCCATCTCTGGATCTGGCAAACAGACCCTCTCTGACCCAGACTGATCACATACCGAACATTTCTGGCTCAATGTAGTATTTACACAATGTGGACAATGCTGAGAGAACATTTTTCGAGAGATCGGCATGAGGCAGATTAAGTAATGGTGACTTCATCTTGGTCACATActtgagagaaagagagtgctTGAACGAGAGCGACTCCGCTGACGTTTGGGGGCACAATGAGTTTTCCGTGTATCCACTCACCACTACCAAGACTTTGGAAAGTGGAGTTTTTCCATTACTCCTCCATTTGTGGTAGACTGTGTTCTGCAATTAATTTCAGAGATGAAATACTAAACCATTGTGGAAACAGTGGACAAAAAGAGATATGCAATCCTGCATCAGTTATTTCCAGTAAACAAGGCCACCCTCAATATGAGGATATATCAGTAGCTTTACCTGTGATCGTTTTGCTGGATACCATAAGTCAGGATTTGTCATGTTGCGTGGCTCAGGGCACATGCAGTAGATCTTCAGTCAGAATAGATGGTATTCTGTGAAGGTTCATGAGGACATTAGGCAATGTCTGTTTCCAAATTGTTGTGTCATAGAGAAAAGGGCCTGAATGTCCTGTTAACTAGCAAGTGACCCCTTTGGATGTTGGTTTTTGCAAGAGTGTGCGCGCATCTGTGTTTATCAGTCTGTTCATTGCCTATATGTAATTGTCAGTCTGTGTACATTCTCAACCCTTTACTGCTTATTGCTGGAATGAAACGTTGCTCCATCTCCCACTCTTAAGAGTCAGCTTCGAGGTCGACTAGTTGGCTGTCAGACAGGCATCTCGAGTGTCTCCAGCTGCAcaggcttctgtgtgtgtgtgtgtgtgtgtgtgtgtgtgtgtggctgcacgCGTAGCTCCACGTCAGCTACTGCTACAGCAAGCAGCCTGTCTTCTCTGGCCTGCCGTTTGTCTGTTTGGCTCCAGCAGCCTCTGCCTCCATATGGAAGTTGTACAGCTTCTTTCTGTAGCTGGTTCTCCATGCCAGAGGAGAGCCTGATAAGGGAAGAGAGAGGCTCTAACCCACAGGGTTGATGCCCGCATGGCTTTTAGATTACTGGTGGCTTCTTATTATTTACACTGCTGTCTTCTAAGTAAAGTTGCAGGTCAGCGAATTGAGCATTTTCGTGTTCGTGgcacacagatgtgttttta containing:
- the abitram gene encoding protein Abitram, with the translated sequence MDDVEQKDSEAKAPSVVDRYFTRWYRADMKGKPCEDHCILQHSNRLCVVTLADTHPILQNGRTIKSINYQISNGCSRLNNKVSGKSKRGGQFLTDFAPLCRITCTDETEYTIYSCIRGRLLEVNERILETPTLLLEKPSTEGYIAVILPKFEESKSITENLLGREEFESLVSKRTATQSQPS